One segment of Nocardioides sp. QY071 DNA contains the following:
- a CDS encoding CAP domain-containing protein translates to MLLRCTRMAATAVLTVLIALSAALHAAPATATTTTAKAPANPAADIPPLTGTLTDLLAGLLAALLGGQKTVPSPQPSTPGAATPAPMPMTVAVDLEDRVVTLVNRRRARAGCRALRPNAKLRTSARTHSVGMAQYRTMTHYLPGEAGLGERITFAGYRRWRRVAENVAMGYGSPKSVMQAWMASPGHRANILDCRLRHLGVGVVVQGDQVWWTQDFARR, encoded by the coding sequence ATGCTCCTGCGCTGCACACGAATGGCCGCGACGGCCGTCCTCACGGTCCTGATCGCCCTTTCCGCGGCACTCCATGCCGCACCCGCGACCGCCACCACGACGACCGCGAAGGCGCCGGCGAACCCGGCGGCGGACATCCCGCCCCTGACCGGGACCCTGACCGACCTGCTCGCCGGGCTCCTGGCCGCGCTGCTCGGCGGGCAGAAGACGGTCCCCTCCCCGCAGCCGAGCACTCCCGGAGCCGCGACACCGGCCCCGATGCCGATGACGGTCGCCGTCGACCTGGAGGACCGCGTGGTGACCTTGGTCAACAGGCGGCGGGCGCGCGCCGGCTGCCGCGCGCTGCGCCCCAACGCGAAGCTGCGCACCTCGGCCCGCACGCACAGCGTGGGGATGGCGCAGTACCGCACCATGACGCACTACCTCCCCGGCGAGGCCGGCCTCGGCGAGCGGATCACCTTCGCCGGCTACCGCCGGTGGCGCCGGGTCGCCGAGAACGTCGCCATGGGCTACGGCTCGCCGAAGTCCGTGATGCAGGCCTGGATGGCCAGCCCCGGCCACCGCGCGAACATCCTCGACTGCCGGCTGCGGCATCTCGGCGTCGGCGTCGTGGTGCAGGGCGACCAGGTGTGGTGGACCCAGGACTTCGCACGTCGCTGA
- a CDS encoding CAP domain-containing protein, which produces MRSALFPAAVLATVLLTAVPASSRPAPSPEHGPGPDTARIEVRLLAQVNAVRRDAGCRRLKPRSGLHGSATAHSGAMAAQRSLTHQVAGEAELRERIAAAGYPGAALMGEVIAMGPMSARQALRRWLDSPPHRALLLDCRLRLVGLGVQSVGSQLWWTIDLVRRR; this is translated from the coding sequence GTGCGCTCGGCTCTCTTCCCCGCGGCCGTCCTCGCGACGGTCCTGCTGACAGCGGTCCCCGCCTCGTCACGCCCCGCCCCCTCGCCCGAGCACGGACCGGGTCCGGACACGGCGCGGATCGAGGTCAGGCTCCTCGCCCAGGTCAACGCCGTACGCCGGGACGCGGGCTGTCGTCGTCTCAAGCCCCGGTCCGGGCTGCACGGCTCCGCGACCGCGCACTCCGGCGCGATGGCCGCGCAGCGCAGCCTGACCCACCAGGTCGCCGGCGAGGCGGAGCTGCGCGAGCGGATCGCCGCGGCGGGCTACCCGGGCGCAGCGCTCATGGGCGAGGTGATCGCGATGGGACCGATGAGCGCCCGCCAGGCACTGCGCCGCTGGCTCGACAGCCCGCCGCACCGGGCGCTGCTGCTGGACTGCCGACTCCGGCTGGTCGGCCTCGGCGTGCAGTCCGTCGGCAGCCAGCTGTGGTGGACCATCGACCTGGTCCGCCGGCGCTGA
- a CDS encoding NADPH:quinone oxidoreductase family protein, with protein sequence MRAVQVVTTTGPADVVVQEVPDPTPGPDDVLVEVHSVGVSFPDLLLSRGQYQLRPEPPFTLGVDYAGVVVSGPGFEPGQRVVGVGGYGGASDLVAGPRQATFALPDGVGFDEAAALPMNYLTALFALDERAGLRPGETVLVHGAAGGVGTATIQVAKGLGARTIAVTSTEEKAAYARAAGADEAVLFDGFKDAALELTGGRGVDVVLDVVGGDAFTDSLRALAPQGRVMVVGFAAGAGIPEVKVNRLLLNNIDVRGVGWGAYAFTRPDYLQQQWAQLVPMIESGVVKPPVGEVYPMAEFGRALADMDARAALGKLVVRLRD encoded by the coding sequence ATGCGCGCAGTCCAGGTCGTCACCACCACCGGTCCCGCCGACGTCGTCGTCCAGGAGGTGCCGGACCCCACGCCCGGGCCCGACGACGTGCTGGTCGAGGTGCACAGCGTCGGGGTGTCCTTCCCGGACCTGCTGCTCAGCCGCGGCCAGTACCAGCTGCGCCCGGAGCCGCCGTTCACCCTCGGCGTCGACTACGCCGGCGTCGTGGTGTCCGGGCCGGGCTTCGAGCCGGGCCAGCGGGTGGTCGGCGTCGGCGGGTACGGCGGCGCCTCCGACCTGGTCGCCGGCCCCCGCCAGGCCACCTTCGCGCTGCCCGACGGGGTGGGCTTCGACGAGGCGGCCGCGCTGCCGATGAACTACCTCACCGCGCTGTTCGCCCTCGACGAGCGGGCCGGGCTGCGTCCGGGCGAGACGGTGCTCGTGCACGGTGCGGCCGGCGGTGTCGGCACCGCCACGATCCAGGTGGCCAAGGGCCTCGGCGCGCGCACCATCGCGGTCACGAGCACCGAGGAGAAGGCGGCCTACGCCCGCGCCGCCGGTGCCGACGAGGCCGTCCTCTTCGACGGGTTCAAGGACGCCGCACTCGAGCTCACCGGCGGCAGGGGCGTCGACGTGGTGCTCGACGTCGTCGGCGGCGACGCGTTCACCGACTCGCTGCGGGCGCTCGCGCCGCAGGGCCGGGTGATGGTCGTCGGGTTCGCGGCCGGCGCCGGCATCCCCGAGGTCAAGGTCAACCGGCTGCTGCTCAACAACATCGACGTCCGCGGCGTCGGCTGGGGCGCCTACGCGTTCACCCGGCCCGACTACCTGCAGCAGCAGTGGGCGCAGCTGGTGCCGATGATCGAGTCCGGCGTCGTGAAGCCGCCCGTCGGCGAGGTCTACCCGATGGCGGAGTTCGGTCGCGCGCTGGCCGACATGGACGCCCGCGCCGCGCTCGGCAAGCTCGTCGTACGCCTGCGCGACTGA
- a CDS encoding CAP domain-containing protein has translation MTRLIALVPCLVLGLGLLAPTAADAGTGTTTAALLRPVAPDVAPARRLVQRAMEDQVVGLVNEQRAGNGCRALKPSKQLRKAARRHTVAMAQAGVMSHQLPGEATFSTRITRAGYRGWNLVAENIARGFSSPESVMTAWMNSPDHRHNILNCRLREIGVGVVLQDDQLWWTQDFGVR, from the coding sequence ATGACCCGCCTGATCGCCCTCGTGCCGTGCCTCGTGCTCGGCCTGGGGCTGCTGGCACCGACCGCCGCCGATGCCGGCACGGGTACGACGACCGCCGCCCTGCTGCGACCGGTCGCCCCCGACGTGGCGCCGGCCCGCAGGCTGGTCCAGCGGGCGATGGAGGACCAGGTCGTCGGCCTGGTCAACGAGCAGCGCGCAGGCAACGGCTGCCGGGCGCTGAAGCCGTCGAAGCAGCTGCGCAAGGCCGCCCGTCGGCACACCGTCGCGATGGCGCAGGCCGGGGTGATGTCGCACCAGCTGCCGGGCGAGGCGACGTTCTCGACCCGGATCACGCGTGCGGGCTACCGCGGCTGGAACCTGGTCGCCGAGAACATCGCGCGCGGCTTCAGCTCCCCCGAGTCGGTGATGACGGCGTGGATGAACAGCCCGGACCACCGGCACAACATCCTCAACTGCCGGCTGCGGGAGATCGGCGTGGGCGTGGTGCTGCAGGACGACCAGCTGTGGTGGACCCAGGACTTCGGGGTCCGCTGA
- a CDS encoding DEAD/DEAH box helicase produces the protein MDTQAPTDAAVRTRAEEHLRALVGRPDATLYDDQWAAIAALVVDRRRALVVQRTGWGKSAVYFVATLLLREQGSGPTVIISPLLALMRNQIAAAERAGIRAVTVNSTNMEQWDEVHRAIAAGEVDVLLVSPERLNNPGFRDEVLPRLAATCGLLVVDEAHCISDWGHDFRPDYRRIRTLLRELPDGIPVLATTATANQRVTDDVAEQLGGDALVLRGSLDRASLRLGVVRLTTAEQRLAWLADHLAEQPGSGIVYCLTVAATQEVADYLRSRGHQVAAYSGQTEQTERLALEQALVDGEVKALVATSALGMGFDAALGFVVNLGAPNSPVAYYQQVGRAGRGTVDDATVVLLPAVEDRDIWAYFASLAFPREELVRETLAVLAEEGRALSTAALEPRVDLSRNRLETMLKVLDVDGAVRRVKGGWEATGQPWSYDAERYERVAAARQAEQQAMLDYLRSDECRMRYLRRQLDDPAVLADPEWRCGRCDNCGGLVLSTEVSAAAVEEAADRIARPGVPIEPRKLWPTGLAAIGVSRSGRIKQPAEEGRAIARLTDLGHGAALRGLFAVDAPDGPVPDSLARAMVTMLHDWQPRVDAIVVAGSERKSQLTADLAGGLSRFLQVPVVGRWDVVDLSVGPDRGATNSAQRVAAVSRRCALRLDDPAAVQDRRVLLVDDRLVTGWSVTLATEVLHAAGAAAVVPLVLGVSG, from the coding sequence ATGGACACCCAGGCCCCCACCGACGCCGCCGTCCGCACCCGTGCGGAGGAGCACCTCCGTGCGCTGGTCGGCCGCCCCGACGCGACGCTGTACGACGACCAGTGGGCCGCGATCGCCGCGCTGGTCGTCGACCGGCGGCGCGCCCTCGTCGTCCAGCGCACCGGATGGGGCAAGTCCGCGGTCTACTTCGTGGCGACCCTCCTGCTGCGCGAGCAGGGGAGCGGGCCGACGGTGATCATCTCGCCGCTGCTGGCCCTGATGCGCAACCAGATCGCCGCGGCGGAGCGGGCCGGGATCCGCGCGGTGACGGTCAACTCGACCAACATGGAGCAGTGGGACGAGGTCCACCGCGCGATCGCGGCGGGCGAGGTCGATGTGCTCCTGGTCAGCCCCGAGCGGCTCAACAACCCGGGCTTCCGTGACGAGGTGCTGCCCCGGCTCGCGGCGACCTGCGGCCTTCTGGTCGTCGACGAGGCGCACTGCATCTCCGACTGGGGTCACGACTTCCGGCCCGACTACCGCCGCATCCGGACCCTGTTGCGCGAGCTTCCCGACGGCATCCCGGTGCTCGCGACCACCGCCACCGCCAACCAGCGGGTGACCGACGACGTCGCGGAGCAGCTGGGAGGTGACGCGCTGGTGCTGCGCGGCAGCCTCGACCGGGCGTCCCTGCGCCTCGGCGTGGTGCGCCTGACCACGGCCGAGCAACGCCTGGCCTGGCTGGCCGACCACCTCGCCGAGCAGCCCGGCAGCGGCATCGTCTACTGCCTGACCGTGGCGGCCACCCAGGAGGTCGCCGACTACCTGCGCTCGCGGGGGCACCAGGTGGCGGCCTACTCCGGCCAGACCGAGCAGACCGAGCGGCTCGCGTTGGAGCAGGCGCTGGTCGACGGCGAGGTCAAGGCGCTGGTGGCGACCAGTGCGCTCGGGATGGGCTTCGACGCTGCGCTCGGGTTCGTGGTCAACCTCGGCGCGCCCAACAGTCCCGTGGCCTACTACCAGCAGGTCGGCCGCGCGGGCCGTGGCACGGTCGACGACGCAACGGTGGTGCTGCTGCCGGCCGTCGAGGACCGCGACATCTGGGCCTACTTCGCCTCGCTCGCCTTCCCGCGCGAGGAGCTGGTCCGCGAGACCCTCGCGGTGCTGGCCGAGGAGGGCCGGGCGCTGAGCACGGCCGCGCTCGAGCCGCGCGTCGACCTGTCGCGCAACCGGCTCGAGACCATGCTCAAGGTGCTCGACGTCGACGGTGCCGTACGCCGGGTCAAGGGCGGCTGGGAGGCGACCGGGCAGCCGTGGTCCTACGACGCGGAGCGCTACGAGCGGGTCGCCGCCGCGCGGCAGGCCGAGCAGCAGGCCATGCTCGACTACCTGCGCAGCGACGAGTGCCGGATGCGCTACCTGCGTCGCCAGCTCGACGACCCGGCCGTGCTCGCCGACCCGGAGTGGCGCTGCGGCCGGTGTGACAACTGCGGCGGCCTCGTCCTCTCGACCGAGGTGTCCGCCGCGGCGGTCGAGGAGGCCGCCGACCGCATCGCCCGCCCCGGTGTGCCGATAGAGCCCCGCAAGCTGTGGCCCACCGGGCTCGCCGCGATCGGGGTCAGCCGGTCGGGGCGGATCAAGCAGCCCGCCGAGGAGGGGCGGGCCATCGCGCGGCTCACCGACCTCGGCCACGGCGCCGCGCTGCGCGGCCTGTTCGCGGTCGACGCCCCCGACGGTCCGGTGCCCGACTCGCTGGCGCGGGCGATGGTGACCATGCTCCACGACTGGCAGCCACGGGTCGACGCGATCGTGGTCGCCGGGTCCGAGCGCAAGTCCCAGCTGACCGCCGACCTCGCTGGTGGTCTGTCCCGGTTCCTGCAGGTCCCGGTCGTTGGCCGCTGGGACGTCGTCGACCTCTCGGTCGGGCCCGACCGGGGCGCCACCAACTCCGCCCAGCGGGTCGCCGCCGTCAGCCGCCGGTGCGCGCTCCGGCTCGACGACCCGGCCGCCGTGCAGGACCGCCGAGTGCTGCTCGTCGACGACCGGCTGGTCACCGGGTGGTCGGTCACGCTGGCGACGGAGGTGCTCCACGCCGCGGGCGCGGCCGCCGTCGTCCCGCTGGTGCTGGGGGTGAGCGGCTGA
- a CDS encoding pirin family protein, with translation MSVEIRRGTARFVEREPGRLSHHGFSFGPHLDPERLSFGPMVCHDDHVLGRGTGFEEHPHEGLEIVTWVVSGAVVHRDGTGAEEVLAAGDCGVLSAGAGVRHAEIAGPDGPARFVQVWLRPDDPGLAPSYARSTVAAEPGDGRVRVVGDDGPLSVGVAGAALDVVRLGAGETVALPAAPRVHAFLTTGALVRSSLAEPLAAGDAMCVTDGASYELTAGVPTEILVWSFL, from the coding sequence GTGAGCGTCGAGATCCGCAGGGGAACCGCCCGGTTCGTCGAACGAGAGCCCGGTCGACTGAGTCACCACGGCTTCTCGTTCGGCCCGCACCTCGACCCCGAACGGCTCTCGTTCGGTCCGATGGTCTGCCACGACGACCACGTCCTGGGGCGCGGCACCGGCTTCGAGGAGCACCCCCACGAGGGGCTCGAGATCGTGACCTGGGTGGTGTCCGGCGCGGTCGTCCACCGCGACGGCACCGGCGCCGAGGAGGTGCTCGCCGCGGGTGACTGCGGCGTGCTGTCGGCCGGCGCGGGGGTCCGGCACGCGGAGATAGCGGGGCCGGACGGGCCGGCGCGGTTCGTGCAGGTGTGGCTGCGGCCCGACGATCCCGGGCTCGCGCCCTCCTACGCTCGCTCCACCGTCGCGGCCGAGCCCGGTGACGGGCGGGTGCGGGTGGTCGGCGACGACGGGCCGCTGTCGGTCGGCGTCGCGGGCGCGGCCCTCGACGTGGTCCGCCTCGGGGCCGGCGAGACCGTCGCCCTCCCGGCCGCTCCGCGGGTGCACGCCTTCCTCACGACGGGCGCGCTGGTCCGGTCGTCGCTGGCCGAGCCGCTGGCCGCCGGGGACGCGATGTGCGTGACCGACGGGGCGTCGTACGAGCTGACGGCGGGGGTGCCGACCGAGATCCTGGTCTGGTCGTTCCTCTGA
- a CDS encoding helix-turn-helix transcriptional regulator produces the protein MDRDALLDDVLRHLAEGTPQVARAACLAAAAGGGGGGGGGAAYGLAALADFWLGDFAGATRHASYGLGEAADDPTRAMCSAAAALAAGGDLAAPPVDLAGLRDLLAAADTPGSRWWSAVRYVAAEAALVGARIRDAAEVDALGPPAGESWTGHPFAPVLWICQARIAAFSGRIEAADALLAPMRASVVAGSRVAPVVESVAVLVRGNAGDEEVVRVAEAIAAQVPAEPRDFIDRGALLLLSYGAIALYDVATAAALAFRAGSDEALSHCTLIDRAISFEMFLHAALLEQDRGAVAAWLAALADLAAHPITEPTVQRARARVAIEAGDAVTAIDLLTASIERCVADERRVEAGEGQILLARARILAADLGTASRGLRTLVAESDRTGFGALRRAAGVALAGSGRRLPPVAGAGWAALSAREAEVARAVLAGQEVEEIAASLFLSPRTVRTHLSRVLCAFGVATRVGLLAAVGDDLPSQAPPGAPTLSPRQAEVAALVAAGRTNPQIAGELGISVKGVEKHVGDVLLRWNAGSRFELARIWWSLA, from the coding sequence ATGGACCGCGACGCCCTGCTCGACGACGTGCTCCGGCACCTGGCGGAGGGGACGCCGCAGGTGGCGCGCGCAGCCTGCCTGGCCGCGGCAGCCGGTGGGGGCGGCGGTGGAGGCGGCGGTGCGGCGTACGGGCTGGCCGCGCTCGCCGACTTCTGGCTCGGCGACTTCGCCGGCGCGACCCGGCATGCGTCGTACGGACTCGGAGAGGCGGCGGACGACCCGACCCGGGCGATGTGCAGCGCGGCGGCCGCACTCGCGGCGGGCGGCGACCTGGCGGCACCTCCCGTCGACCTGGCCGGCCTGCGCGACCTGCTCGCGGCGGCCGACACGCCGGGGTCGCGCTGGTGGTCGGCAGTGCGGTACGTCGCCGCGGAGGCGGCCCTCGTCGGTGCCCGGATCCGCGACGCCGCGGAGGTCGACGCCCTCGGCCCGCCGGCCGGCGAGTCCTGGACGGGCCACCCGTTCGCACCCGTGCTGTGGATCTGCCAGGCCCGGATCGCCGCCTTCTCCGGCCGGATCGAGGCAGCCGACGCCCTGCTCGCACCCATGCGTGCCTCCGTCGTCGCCGGCTCGCGCGTCGCGCCCGTCGTGGAGTCGGTGGCCGTGCTCGTGCGCGGCAACGCCGGCGACGAGGAGGTCGTCCGGGTGGCGGAGGCGATCGCCGCGCAGGTCCCCGCCGAGCCTCGCGACTTCATCGACCGCGGCGCGCTGCTACTCCTGTCGTACGGCGCGATCGCGCTCTACGACGTGGCGACGGCCGCTGCGCTCGCCTTCCGTGCCGGCTCCGACGAGGCGCTCAGCCACTGCACGCTGATCGACCGCGCGATCAGCTTCGAGATGTTCCTCCACGCCGCGCTCCTCGAGCAGGACCGGGGCGCGGTCGCGGCCTGGCTCGCCGCCCTGGCGGACCTCGCTGCCCACCCGATCACCGAGCCGACCGTGCAGCGCGCCCGCGCCCGGGTGGCGATCGAGGCCGGCGACGCCGTGACCGCCATCGACCTGCTGACGGCGAGCATCGAACGCTGCGTCGCCGACGAGCGCCGGGTCGAGGCGGGCGAGGGCCAGATCCTGCTCGCCCGCGCCCGGATCCTCGCCGCCGACCTCGGTACGGCGTCCCGCGGCCTGCGCACCCTCGTCGCCGAGAGCGACCGGACCGGGTTCGGGGCACTGCGCCGCGCCGCGGGCGTCGCCCTCGCCGGCTCCGGTCGCCGACTGCCCCCGGTGGCCGGAGCCGGCTGGGCGGCCCTCTCCGCACGCGAGGCCGAGGTCGCCCGCGCGGTCCTGGCCGGCCAGGAGGTCGAGGAGATCGCGGCCTCCCTGTTCCTCTCGCCCCGCACGGTCCGCACCCACCTGTCCCGCGTGCTCTGCGCCTTCGGCGTCGCCACCCGGGTCGGGCTGCTCGCCGCCGTCGGTGACGACCTCCCCTCGCAGGCGCCCCCGGGTGCGCCGACCCTCAGCCCCCGGCAGGCCGAGGTCGCCGCGCTCGTCGCCGCCGGTCGGACCAATCCGCAGATCGCCGGCGAGCTCGGCATCTCGGTCAAGGGCGTCGAGAAGCACGTCGGCGACGTACTGCTGCGCTGGAACGCCGGGTCGCGCTTCGAGCTGGCCCGGATCTGGTGGTCCCTGGCCTGA
- a CDS encoding GH1 family beta-glucosidase: MGDRVGELAGRLPVDFRFGTSTASYQIEGAVTEDGRGPSIWDTFCAEPGRIVDGSSGAVACDHYHRYPEDIALMRTLGASGYRFSIAWPRIQPTGSGAVNQAGLDFYDRLVDGLLEAGIEPMATLYHWDLPQALEDDGGWLNRATVDRFADYAAIVGERLADRVTDWVPVNEPNVVTLMGYAVAMHAPGKALMFDALPVGHHLLVAHGRAAIALRAAGATSVGCANNHAPIWPASDDPADVGAAKLFDMLWNAHYMEGMLLGRYGDDLMMLLEPHVRDGDFATMRQPLDFYGVNYYNPMRIAAADETAELPFEFREVLGYPMTDFGWPVVPDALREWLITFRARFRAAVPPIMITESGCSYGVGPDEHGIVDDHLRVDYHALHLNAVAEAIERGVDVRGYYAWSLIDNFEWSEGYTQRFGLVHVDYETQKRTPKRSFSWYADLVAEHARRSATP, from the coding sequence GTGGGGGACAGGGTGGGAGAGCTCGCCGGACGTCTTCCGGTCGACTTCAGGTTCGGCACCAGCACGGCGTCGTACCAGATCGAGGGCGCCGTCACGGAGGACGGACGTGGTCCGTCGATCTGGGACACCTTCTGCGCCGAGCCCGGCCGCATCGTCGACGGTTCGAGCGGTGCGGTCGCGTGCGACCACTACCACCGCTATCCCGAGGACATCGCCCTGATGCGCACCCTCGGCGCCTCCGGCTACCGCTTCTCGATCGCCTGGCCGCGGATCCAGCCGACCGGCTCCGGCGCGGTCAACCAGGCGGGCCTCGACTTCTACGACCGGCTCGTCGACGGACTGCTCGAGGCCGGTATCGAGCCGATGGCGACGCTCTACCACTGGGACCTGCCGCAGGCCCTCGAGGACGACGGCGGCTGGCTGAACCGCGCGACCGTCGATCGCTTCGCCGACTACGCCGCGATCGTCGGCGAGCGCCTCGCGGACCGGGTCACCGACTGGGTGCCGGTCAACGAGCCCAACGTCGTGACCCTGATGGGGTACGCCGTCGCGATGCACGCGCCGGGCAAGGCACTCATGTTCGACGCACTCCCGGTCGGTCACCACCTGCTCGTCGCCCACGGCCGGGCCGCGATCGCGCTGCGGGCCGCGGGCGCGACCAGCGTCGGCTGCGCCAACAACCACGCACCGATCTGGCCGGCCAGCGACGACCCGGCCGACGTCGGCGCCGCGAAGCTCTTCGACATGCTGTGGAACGCCCACTACATGGAGGGCATGCTCCTCGGCCGCTACGGCGACGACCTGATGATGCTGCTCGAGCCCCACGTGCGCGACGGCGACTTCGCCACGATGCGCCAGCCGCTCGACTTCTACGGCGTCAACTACTACAACCCGATGCGGATCGCGGCCGCCGACGAGACCGCCGAGCTGCCGTTCGAGTTCCGCGAGGTGCTCGGCTACCCGATGACCGACTTCGGCTGGCCGGTCGTGCCGGACGCCCTGCGCGAGTGGCTGATCACCTTCCGCGCACGGTTCCGCGCCGCCGTACCCCCGATCATGATCACCGAGTCCGGCTGCTCCTACGGCGTCGGGCCCGACGAGCACGGCATCGTCGACGACCACCTGCGCGTCGACTACCACGCGCTGCACCTCAACGCGGTCGCCGAGGCGATCGAGCGGGGCGTCGACGTGCGCGGCTACTACGCGTGGTCGCTCATCGACAACTTCGAGTGGTCCGAGGGCTACACCCAGCGCTTCGGCCTCGTGCACGTCGACTACGAGACCCAGAAGCGCACCCCGAAGCGGTCGTTCAGCTGGTACGCCGACCTGGTCGCCGAGCACGCCAGGCGCTCCGCCACGCCCTAG
- a CDS encoding M13-type metalloendopeptidase — MSILDDARPGMDLDIRPQDDLFGHVNGTWLTESEIPSDRSSWGPFVQLADQAEEDVRVIITELAETAGSSGDEDARKIADLFNSFMDTDRVEAAGLAPAQPLVDAVAGLRDVRDVAAFLGEFERIGGYGLFGSYIDTDSRQSDRYLFHVVQGGLGLPDESYYRDDKFADIRTAYVAYLSRLLTLGGHADPDAAAQRILALDTELAKGHWERAETRDVQKTYNLMTADELKALCPAFDWDAYITNLGGHLSGEHATIAEVVVKQPSYLEHLSGVLESEPLEAWRDWFLSRVLRSAAPYLSEAFVETNFDFYGRTLSGTPELRARWKRAVSFVEGAMGEAVGKEYVARHFPPASKAMMDELVANLLAAYRQSISKLDWMGEETKERAYEKLATFRPKIGYPERFRDYSALVVVPDDLVANAQAAAGFETDRQLAKIGSPVDRDEWFMLPQTVNAYYNPGTNEICFPAGILQRPFFSPDALEAENYGGIGAVIGHEVGHGFDDQGAQYDGDGNLNDWWTADDKAAFEVKSKALIAQYDAFSPRNLPGEHVNGALTVGENIGDLGGLTIAHTAFQIAQGGAASLEDRTKLFLNWAYVWRTKRRLEQEQQYLTIDPHSPPEFRANIVRNLDEFHEVFDTAPGDGLWLDPADRVRIW; from the coding sequence GTGAGCATCCTCGACGACGCCCGTCCGGGCATGGACCTCGACATCCGCCCGCAGGACGACCTCTTCGGCCACGTCAACGGCACCTGGCTGACCGAGTCCGAGATCCCCTCCGACAGGTCGAGCTGGGGACCCTTCGTCCAGCTCGCCGACCAGGCGGAGGAGGACGTGCGGGTCATCATCACCGAGCTGGCGGAGACGGCCGGCTCCAGTGGCGACGAGGACGCTCGCAAGATCGCCGACCTGTTCAACTCCTTCATGGACACCGACCGGGTCGAGGCGGCCGGCCTCGCGCCCGCCCAGCCGCTGGTCGACGCCGTCGCCGGGCTGCGCGACGTCCGCGATGTCGCGGCCTTCCTCGGCGAGTTCGAGCGGATCGGCGGCTACGGCCTGTTCGGGTCCTACATCGACACCGACAGCCGCCAGTCCGACCGCTACCTGTTCCACGTGGTGCAGGGCGGCCTCGGCCTGCCCGACGAGTCCTACTACCGCGACGACAAGTTCGCCGACATCCGCACGGCGTACGTCGCGTACCTGTCCCGGCTGCTCACCCTCGGCGGCCACGCCGACCCCGACGCCGCGGCACAACGGATCCTCGCCCTCGACACCGAGCTCGCCAAGGGCCACTGGGAGCGCGCGGAGACGCGCGACGTCCAGAAGACCTACAACCTGATGACCGCCGACGAGCTGAAGGCGCTGTGCCCGGCGTTCGACTGGGACGCCTACATCACCAACCTCGGTGGCCACCTCAGCGGCGAGCACGCGACCATCGCGGAGGTCGTGGTCAAGCAGCCGTCGTACCTCGAGCACCTCTCCGGTGTCCTCGAGTCGGAGCCGCTCGAGGCCTGGCGCGACTGGTTCCTCTCGCGGGTGCTGCGCTCGGCGGCGCCGTACCTCTCCGAGGCGTTCGTCGAGACCAACTTCGACTTCTACGGCCGCACCCTGTCCGGCACCCCCGAGCTGCGGGCCCGCTGGAAGCGCGCGGTGTCCTTCGTCGAGGGCGCGATGGGCGAGGCCGTCGGCAAGGAGTACGTCGCCCGCCACTTCCCGCCCGCCAGCAAGGCGATGATGGACGAGCTGGTCGCCAACCTGCTCGCCGCCTACCGCCAGTCGATCAGCAAGCTCGACTGGATGGGCGAGGAGACCAAGGAGCGGGCCTACGAGAAGCTCGCCACCTTCCGGCCCAAGATCGGCTACCCGGAGAGGTTCCGCGACTACAGCGCGCTGGTCGTCGTCCCCGACGACCTGGTGGCCAACGCCCAGGCGGCCGCCGGCTTCGAGACCGACCGCCAGCTCGCCAAGATCGGCTCCCCGGTCGACCGCGACGAGTGGTTCATGCTCCCGCAGACCGTCAACGCCTACTACAACCCCGGCACCAACGAGATCTGCTTCCCGGCCGGGATCCTGCAGCGGCCGTTCTTCAGCCCCGACGCGCTCGAGGCGGAGAACTACGGCGGCATCGGCGCGGTCATCGGGCACGAGGTCGGCCACGGCTTCGACGACCAGGGCGCGCAGTACGACGGCGACGGCAACCTCAACGACTGGTGGACCGCCGACGACAAGGCCGCGTTCGAGGTGAAGTCGAAGGCCCTCATCGCGCAGTACGACGCCTTCTCCCCACGCAACCTGCCCGGCGAGCACGTCAACGGCGCGCTGACCGTCGGCGAGAACATCGGCGACCTGGGTGGCCTCACCATCGCCCACACCGCCTTCCAGATCGCGCAGGGCGGCGCCGCCTCGCTCGAGGACCGCACCAAGCTGTTCCTCAACTGGGCCTACGTGTGGCGCACCAAGCGCCGCCTCGAGCAGGAGCAGCAGTACCTCACCATCGACCCGCACAGCCCGCCGGAGTTCCGCGCCAACATCGTGCGCAACCTCGACGAGTTCCACGAGGTCTTCGACACCGCGCCCGGCGACGGGCTGTGGCTCGATCCCGCGGACCGGGTGCGCATCTGGTGA